CCTTCGCCTTGAATCGGCTCCAGCAGGACGGCGCAGACTTCGCCGTCCATGGCCCCCGCCAAAGCGCCGGCGTCGCCGTAAGCGACGTGGACAAAGCCGGGCGGCAAAGGCCGGTAGCCTTCGTGGTACTTGGGCGAGCCGGTGGCGGCCAGGGTGGCGAGCGTACGGCCGTGAAAAGAATTGTCGGCCGCGATTATTTTGAATTTGTTCGGCTGATTTTTGTGGGCGTATTTGCGCGCCAGCTTGATCGCGCCTTCGTTGGCTTCGGCGCCGCTGTTGCATAAAAATACCCGCTCAAACCCGCTTATCGCGACGAGTTTTTGGACAAGGGCGGATTGCTCTTGGGTGTAAAAAAGCGACGAGCAGTGAATGAGCCGGGCGGCCTGGCGGGAAATGGCCTCGGCCAGCCGGCGGTCGCCGTGCCCTAACGCGTTAACCGCTATGCCGGCCAGAAAATCAAGATATTTGCCGCCGCAGGCATCGTAAACCCAGCAGCCTTCGCCGCGCTCCAGCACCAGCGGCATTCTGGAAAATACCGGCATGTAATGCCGGTTCTCTATGGCTATTATTTCTTCTTTGTTCACAAAGGCCACCTCATTCTTTTACAACTTCCGTGCCAACGCCGGCGTCGGTGAACAATTCCATGAGAATGGAGTGCGGTTCGCGCCCGTCGACGATATGGGTTTTCCTGGCCCCGCCGGAGAGGGCGGTAACGCAGGCTTTTACTTTGGGAATCATGCCGCCGTCGATCAAGCCCTTGATCATGAGTTCCTGCGCCCGCTCAAAGGTCAGGGTGGATATGAAGGTGCTTTCGTCGCGGTAGTCGGTAAAAATGCCCTTGACGTCGGTCAGAAGGAGCAGTTTTTCCGCTTTCAGCGCCCCGGCGATTTCGCCCGCCACGCTGTCGGCGTTGATGTTGTAGGTTTCGCCGTTTAGTCCGACGCCGGTCGGGGCAATGATGGGAATATAGCCTTTGTCCAGAAGATCCTCAAGCAGCTTCACATTGATTTTTGTTACTTCGCCGACAAACCCTATGTCCACCGGACGTATTTCCCCGGCTTCATATACTTCGGCCAGGTGCTTTTTCGCCGTAACAAGGTTGGCGTCCTTGCCGCTTAGTCCGAGCGCCCTGCCGCCCTGCCTGTTTATGAGGTTTACCAGTTCCGTGTTGATTTTGCCGACAAGCACCATTTCGGCGATGGACACGGTCTCTTCGTCGGTTATCCGCAGCCCGTTCACAAATTCGGATTTTTTGTCAAGTTTTTTCAGCATGGCGGTTATCTCCGGGCCGCCGCCGTGGACGACTACCGGCCGGATGCCGGCGCAGTACAGGAAAACGATGTCTTTCAGGACTTTGTTTTTCAATTCTTCGTTGATCATGGCGTTGCCGCCGTATTTTATAACAACCGTCTTGTCCTTGAAGTCCATAAGGTAAGGCAAAGCTTCCACTAAGATATTGACTTCCTCGCTGCTTTTAAGCATAATCTCCCCCCGCTTTCTTATACTGTTCCCGGAGTAAAACCAAAGTGTCTTTCTTTGCTCTTTGCGGCCATTTTGCCGCCCCGCCTCGCTCCGAAGCCCCGCCGAACCTACTGCGGGCGCGCCTGCGTTTTGTGCCGCGCGGGAGGGAAATTTGTCTCGCAAGTCCGATTCATGCTTTAACCCGGGAACAGTATCATGTATGGTAGTCGGCGTTTATTTTAATATAATCGTAGCTTAGATCGCACGTCCACACGGTGGCCGACGCCGGTCCCGCGCCGAGCGCCAGTTTTAAGGTTATATCGCGCTCTTTCATGGCCGCGTCCAGTTTTTCCGCGTCGGCAATGGCCTCTCCGCCGCGCGCGAAAACTGCCAGGCCGTTTAAGGATACCGTCAAATTCTCCGGCGCAAAATCCACGCCGGCATACCCGGCCGCACAGATTATCCGCCCCCAGTTGGGATCGCAGCCGAAAAAGGCGGTTTTGACCAGAGGCGACTTGGCGACGGCCATGGCCACGGCTTTGGCGGCGGCGAAATCCGGCGCGCCGTCAACCGTAATTTCTAAAAACTTCGTCGCCCCTTCGCCGTCGCGCGCGACAAGTTTGGCAAGGTCAACGCTTACCGCCACCAGCGCCGCGAAAAAAGACGCGTAGCCGGGATGTCTTTCCGAATCGATCGGGCTGTTGCCGCAAAACCCGTTGGCCAAAGCGATCAAAGAATCATTGGTGCTTGTGTCGCCGTCCACCACCGCCATATTAAACGAAAGATCGGCCGCTTTTTTAACCGCCCTGTTTAAAACGGCCGGCGACACGGCGGCATCGGTGGTGATAAAGGCCAGCATGGTGGCCATGTCGGGATGGATCATCCCGGCGCCTTTGGCCATGCCGGCGATAACCGCCGTCCGCCCGTCCAGGGCGAATTCATAAGCGGCGCGCTTTATAAAGGTATCGGTGGTCTGTATGGCCGCCGCCGCTTTCTCGCCGCCGGCGGCCGACAATTCCCGGCAGGCGGCTTCAAGGCCGTGGGCGATTTTATCCATCGGCAGAAAAGGCCCTATGACGCCGGTGGAACAGACGAACACTTCCTGTTCGCCGCAGGGCAAAAGCTCCGCCACTAAGCGCGCCATGTCGCGCGCGTCTCTTAGCCCGCGCCCGCCGGTGGAAGCGTTGGCGCAACCGGCGTTGACCGCTATGGCGCGCGCGTACCCGCCCGCCGCGACGCGGCGGCTGACCAGCACAGGCGCCGCCGCCATGACATTTTGTGTAAACACCGCGCCGCAGGCCGCCGGCGCCTCGCTGACAATCAGCGCCAGATCCTCTTTGCCGCTGGCCTTGAGCCCGGCTTTGACGCCGGCGGCGGCAAAACCTTTGGGCGCGGTAATCCAGCCGTCTATCGCTTTCATAATGACATTCCTTTCATAGCACTATATAACGGCAAGAAGCCGCCCGGCGCGTTACGGATAAAGCGGCGCTTGTTTCAGGCCCATAGTTTCCGGCAGGCCGAACATTATATTCATGTTTTGCACCGCCTGCCCGGAAGCGCCTTTTACCAGATTGTCCAGCGCCGACATGACGATGACCCGCCCCGTGCGCCCATCTATTTCCCAGCCGATGTCGGCGTAGTTGGAACCGCGGACCGCTTTCAGGGCGGGGCATTTTCCCTGCCCCAGCAGCCTGATGAAACACTCCCCGCCATACATACGGGCGAAAGAGGCCGCTACGTCCCCGCCGCCGGCGCCGGGCGCGAGCTTGGCGTAACAGGTGGCGAGCAGCCCCCTGTCGATCGGCAAAAGGTGCGGAACAAAAGTAATGACAACGCCCTCCCCGGCAAATTCCGTATAAACCTGCTCGATTTCCGGCGTGTGCCGATGGCCGGCGACGCTGTAGGGACGGAAATTGCCGAACACTTCGGAAAAATGAAGGTTGGTCGCCACGGCCCTGCCCGCGCCGGTAGAGCCGGATTTGGCGTCGATTATTATACTGCCGGCATCAATCAGCTTGTCCCGCAAAAGAGGCGCCAGCGCCAGTATGCTCGCCGTAACGTAACAGCCGGGGTTGGCTATGACACTGCCTTTTTTTATCTTGTCGCGGTAAAGCTCGCTCAGCCCGTAAACCGGCCGCGTAACGGCGTCAGTATGTTTTACCTTGTACCACTCTTCATATACTTCGGGTTTCAGCCGGTAATCGGCGCCGAGGTCAATCACCCTGACGCGGCCGTTATCTTTCAGGGAACGGCAAATATCCATAGCGTGGCCATGCGGCAATCCTATGAACAAGAGATCGCTCGCGGCGGCGATTTCCTCAAGCTGCTTTAAGTTTTCCAGTTTTTGCCCGTAAATTCCGGCCAGATGCGGATAGCTGTCGGCGATCGGAAGGCCGGGGGAGCTTTCCGAGGTTATGTGGACGACGGACGCTTCCGGATGCCCGGCCAGTATGCGCAAAAGTTCCGCGCCTGTATAACCGGTAGCGCCGATTACGCTTATTTTCATCAAAAATCTCCTTTGCCCGCGAGTGCCGGCCGAGCGGCCTTAAACAAAAAGCGACGCGCAACAAACAAGCCCAAAGAAAGCCGCTTTTGCGCGGCGGCTGTCCCAACGGCGGCCAGCCTTGCCAAAGCGCGGAATAATATTTGAAAATACTGTATATATATTTATATACTGTCGGCAATAATCTGTCAATGCTTTTATAGCGGAAACCTCGGTTTTTGTTGGCGCGCGCGAAGGGTTCGGCAAAAAATTCTTAGGCGCCGGCGGCGCGGCGAGTTATCTTGCTCCCGCGCGCGGCAAGCGGCTTATGTGTCCTGTTCCCAAACGTCTTTATAAAGCCTTTTATACATTTCCTTGTCGCTCAAAACTTTTTTCACATATTGCCGCGTTTCCGCGAAAGGGATTTTTTCCACGTCCCGGCCGTCCCATTGCTTGTCGCCAAGCCAAGCTTTCACTTGGCCGCGCCCGGCGTTATAGGCGGTGATGGCGAGAGGCTCGCTTTGGAACTCGAAGTTCAAATCCTGCAAATACCAGCAACCCAGCCGAATATTGACGGACGGCTCGGCCAGGAGGCCGGGCGCGAATTTGCGCAAGCCCGCTTTCAGGGCGATCCAGCTGCCAGTTTCCGGCATGATCTGCATAAGCCCGACCGCGCCGCGCTCGGATACGGCCGAAGCTTTAAAGCCGCTCTCGTTTTTGATTACGGCGGCCACCAGCCAGGGGTTAAGGTTGTTGGCCGCGGCGTGGTTTTTGATGTCTTTGTCGTAAAGGAGCTGGTAGAAAAATTTCCGCTGGAAGTAATCGCTTTGCCAAACAGCAAAAAAAGCCATGCCCGCCAGAAGCAAAAACAACACCGCGCGTTTTATGTTTTTGCGGTTTTTGGCCGAAACGCTACTCATAATCCACCTTCAGAAAAGCTCCAATAATCCATTGCGGCGCGGCGGATCTTTTTCCGCCCGGACACTGTTTGCCAAAGTCAGCGGCACGGCTTTCGCCGCCTTGCAAGACGAAAAAATCTCCGGCCATACCTGCCTTGACATTCGCAAGCGCTTGTCAAGGGTTTCCTTTACAAAAGCAAGTTTTTCCACGCTTTTTCCACTTTTTCCCTAATTTGCGTTATGTCGCCGGAGTTATCAATTACCAAGTCGGCGTAAGGCAATTTTGCCGCCAGCGGAAGCTGCGCTCCCATGCGTCGGCGCGCGTTTTCCGCGCTTAACCGGTCGCGTCGGCAAAGCCGCTCCAATTGCAGGTTTTCCGGCAGGTACACCAGCCATATTTTATCGACTTTGTTTTGCCAGGATTTTTCTATGAGCAAGGGTATGTCGGCAACCATAGCGGCAAAACCCCGTTTTTCGGCTTTTTCGGCGAATTTTCGCAGGTTCCGCTCTACTAAGCAGTGCAGATGACCCTCCAGGCGCGCCAGGAGCTTGGGTTCGCCGAACACGGCCGCGCCCAGCTTCTTCCTGTCAATCTCCCCGTCGGCGGCCATTATGTCGAGCCCAAGCCGGCCGGCGAATTCTTCCTTTATCGGCGCAAAGGCCGCGCCGCCTTTAGCTATGAGCCGGTGCGCTTCCCGATCGGCGTCAAAAAGCGGCGCTTTTAGTTTTTTAAGTATCGCGGAAACGGTGCTCTTGCCTGAAGCTATGCCGCCTGTCAACCCGACCACAATCAAGGGAAATACCTCCCCGTCATTTCTGGCAGAGCGGGCAATAGGTAGTGCCGCGCCCTGCCACGCGTGCGTAAGCGAGCGGAGCGCCGCATTTTCGGCAAGGCTGCCCGCGCCGCCCGTAAACCAGCAGATGGTTCTGGTTGTCGCCTTTTTGTCCGTCCCCGTCTTTATAATCGCGAAAACTGGTGCCGCGGTTGTCTATGCCCTGCCTGATCACGCTGATCAGCGCCTTGCGCAGACTTTCCGCCTCCTCCGGCGACAGGCCGGACGCTTTCCTGGCCGGCAATATGCCGGCCAGCGCCAG
This Acidaminococcales bacterium DNA region includes the following protein-coding sequences:
- the coaE gene encoding dephospho-CoA kinase (Dephospho-CoA kinase (CoaE) performs the final step in coenzyme A biosynthesis.), which produces MVGLTGGIASGKSTVSAILKKLKAPLFDADREAHRLIAKGGAAFAPIKEEFAGRLGLDIMAADGEIDRKKLGAAVFGEPKLLARLEGHLHCLVERNLRKFAEKAEKRGFAAMVADIPLLIEKSWQNKVDKIWLVYLPENLQLERLCRRDRLSAENARRRMGAQLPLAAKLPYADLVIDNSGDITQIREKVEKAWKNLLL
- a CDS encoding aminotransferase class III-fold pyridoxal phosphate-dependent enzyme yields the protein MNKEEIIAIENRHYMPVFSRMPLVLERGEGCWVYDACGGKYLDFLAGIAVNALGHGDRRLAEAISRQAARLIHCSSLFYTQEQSALVQKLVAISGFERVFLCNSGAEANEGAIKLARKYAHKNQPNKFKIIAADNSFHGRTLATLAATGSPKYHEGYRPLPPGFVHVAYGDAGALAGAMDGEVCAVLLEPIQGEG
- the argB gene encoding acetylglutamate kinase; the encoded protein is MLKSSEEVNILVEALPYLMDFKDKTVVIKYGGNAMINEELKNKVLKDIVFLYCAGIRPVVVHGGGPEITAMLKKLDKKSEFVNGLRITDEETVSIAEMVLVGKINTELVNLINRQGGRALGLSGKDANLVTAKKHLAEVYEAGEIRPVDIGFVGEVTKINVKLLEDLLDKGYIPIIAPTGVGLNGETYNINADSVAGEIAGALKAEKLLLLTDVKGIFTDYRDESTFISTLTFERAQELMIKGLIDGGMIPKVKACVTALSGGARKTHIVDGREPHSILMELFTDAGVGTEVVKE
- the argC gene encoding N-acetyl-gamma-glutamyl-phosphate reductase; translation: MKISVIGATGYTGAELLRILAGHPEASVVHITSESSPGLPIADSYPHLAGIYGQKLENLKQLEEIAAASDLLFIGLPHGHAMDICRSLKDNGRVRVIDLGADYRLKPEVYEEWYKVKHTDAVTRPVYGLSELYRDKIKKGSVIANPGCYVTASILALAPLLRDKLIDAGSIIIDAKSGSTGAGRAVATNLHFSEVFGNFRPYSVAGHRHTPEIEQVYTEFAGEGVVITFVPHLLPIDRGLLATCYAKLAPGAGGGDVAASFARMYGGECFIRLLGQGKCPALKAVRGSNYADIGWEIDGRTGRVIVMSALDNLVKGASGQAVQNMNIMFGLPETMGLKQAPLYP
- a CDS encoding lytic transglycosylase domain-containing protein, with amino-acid sequence MSSVSAKNRKNIKRAVLFLLLAGMAFFAVWQSDYFQRKFFYQLLYDKDIKNHAAANNLNPWLVAAVIKNESGFKASAVSERGAVGLMQIMPETGSWIALKAGLRKFAPGLLAEPSVNIRLGCWYLQDLNFEFQSEPLAITAYNAGRGQVKAWLGDKQWDGRDVEKIPFAETRQYVKKVLSDKEMYKRLYKDVWEQDT
- the argJ gene encoding bifunctional glutamate N-acetyltransferase/amino-acid acetyltransferase ArgJ; translation: MKAIDGWITAPKGFAAAGVKAGLKASGKEDLALIVSEAPAACGAVFTQNVMAAAPVLVSRRVAAGGYARAIAVNAGCANASTGGRGLRDARDMARLVAELLPCGEQEVFVCSTGVIGPFLPMDKIAHGLEAACRELSAAGGEKAAAAIQTTDTFIKRAAYEFALDGRTAVIAGMAKGAGMIHPDMATMLAFITTDAAVSPAVLNRAVKKAADLSFNMAVVDGDTSTNDSLIALANGFCGNSPIDSERHPGYASFFAALVAVSVDLAKLVARDGEGATKFLEITVDGAPDFAAAKAVAMAVAKSPLVKTAFFGCDPNWGRIICAAGYAGVDFAPENLTVSLNGLAVFARGGEAIADAEKLDAAMKERDITLKLALGAGPASATVWTCDLSYDYIKINADYHT